A DNA window from Vigna angularis cultivar LongXiaoDou No.4 chromosome 1, ASM1680809v1, whole genome shotgun sequence contains the following coding sequences:
- the LOC108321598 gene encoding uncharacterized protein LOC108321598, with amino-acid sequence MMTMTGENEKGERWSGAMTNLTEMSSNLESLQKLLLTKAVFVDDDTFSKASLTADQARSIKLLQQRVETLEREVDAAITAAARARSEKRQAETAQKAAESRAQQLTAELENTTKVFELHMEELRAKQEEIQKRDEDIKLLEAIIRTLGGKESLSTSQ; translated from the exons ATGATGACGATGACGGGAGAGAACGAGAAAGGAGAACGATGGAGCGGAGCGATGACGAATCTGACGGAGATGTCATCGAATCTCGAATCTCTCCAGAAGCTTCTTCTCACCAAAGCCGTCTTCGTCGACGACGACACCTTCTCCAAAGCCTCCCTCACAGCTGACCAAGCCCGCTCCATCAAACTGCTCCAGCAACGAGTCGAGACCTTGGAGAGAGAGGTCGACGCCGCCATCACAGCTGCCGCTCGCGCTCGCTCCGAGAAACGACAGGCCGAGACCGCTCAGAAAGCCGCCGAATCGCGCGCTCAACAGCTCACCGCCGAACTTGAAAACACCACAA AGGTGTTTGAGTTGCACATGGAAGAGCTGCGAGCAAAGCAAGAAGAAATCCAGAAGCGCGACGAGGACATCAAGCTTCTCGAAGCTATAATTCGAACACTTGGAGGAAAGGAATCGCTCTCTACGTCTCAGTAA